Below is a genomic region from Vicinamibacteria bacterium.
CCCCTCCGTTCGTCCGCATCCGGACCAAGCTGTTTCGCCCGCCCTCCTCGCTCGGTTGGCCCTCACGAACTGGCCGAGAAAGATGGTTTTCTTATACTTCGGCACTGCCACAAACGGTTCATCAACCGAGCCGATTTGACTAGAATTATGGTCATGGGTATAATTTTGACCGTACGTGGGGTGGGCAGTCCAACTCAAGGAGTCGGTGATCGAGGATCTGCGTTGGTTCGGGAAGAAAGACGGCCGACTCCTGTTGAAAGAAATCGAGCAGAAGCTATCGCTGGACCCCTTGGCCGATACCCGAAACATGAAGACTCTGCGGAAGAATCCGGTCGCCCAGCGAGAGCTCCGGCCGCTAGGCAAGTATCGGGTTCTGTTCAACGTCAGAGAAGAAAGAGAAGAGGTCACGATCATCCTCGTTGGCGAGAAACGGGGTGATTCCCTGCTCGTTCGGGGAGAGGAGTTTGCCGAACACCATGAAAGTGATTCCATTGAGTGAGGCCAAAGCGAACTTGAGCCATTACGCTCGTCGGTGTCGCGAGGAGCCCATCATTGTGACGGTGAACGGAGTGCCTGCGTTCCAACTGGTTCCCCTGGGGGAGGACGACGATCTCATTGATCACCTAATCGAGTACAACCCGAGGTTTCGCAAGCTGCTCGAGAAGCGCCTCAAAGAGCCTACGATTTCCGCGAAGGAAGCACGAAAGAGGATTTAGTGGTGTCGTTGGCCCAACTGGCCCGCCGGTGATGGCGGAGCACCTTTGGTTTCGGCTAATGATGCTCCGCAGATCGATTGCCAGGGTCAAGGGATCTGAGGCGCCTTTGACCTCTGTTTGCTCCAAGCCTGTCACTGCCACGCATCCGGCTCGTAAAGAGAGAACAGTTGGCAGACGCACCGACATCTCGTGCATTCGCGCGAGGAGACCGGACGATACTCCACCCGCCGACATACGGTGTTGCGTGGCTCGACAACGGCCGACTAGCGCTCATCGGTCACGTCCATGACCCATATGTCACCCAGGTCCTCTTCCCAGGTGAAATAGAGGTCCCGACCGTCGGTCGAGAGGCCGAGCCCACCCAGAGAACCGCGCCGTCCAACGAAGTCGGTCAGGGGATGCTCCGAGCCGTCCTCGAGAGAGAGCTCCCAGATGGTCCCCGCCCGGTCACCTCGGCCGAGATAGTAAATCTTCTTGCCATCCCGTGCCCACCGGAACGTCCGAACCTGTCCTTTGGTGAGCCTCTCCGGCTCTCCGCCCTCGACGGGCACACGCCACACGTAAGGCCCTAGATCGGCCTCGCCGACGAACGCCAGCCATTTGCCATCCGGCGACCACTCGAGCGCGAAATCAACGGCGTACTCCCTTAACTGTCGGGGCTCGCCACCGTCGGCGGGAACCACCCAGGGCTTCATGCCGCGACTGGAAAGGTAGGCGACTTTCGTTCCGTCGTGCGACCAGGAAAGAAGCCAATCCTCGTCGTCGTTTCTTGTGAGCTGGCGACTCGAACCGCCGCTCGCTGGCATGATCCAGATGTCCCGATTCCCGCTTCGATGGCTGTAGAAGGCGATATCCCTTTCGTCTGGTGACCAACGGGGATTCCAATCCGGTGCAATATCCGTGGTCAGCTGCCTCAGCTCGCCCGTCTGGAGAAACATGAGCCATAGATCCGGATTGCCGGCGCGGTCGGAGCTGACGAGCAGGCGATCGCCGTCCTGGGAGATGTCGAGGAACTCGACAAAGGCCTGGTCGAAGCTCAGCTGTTCGGCGTCAGCCCAGGTGACGGGACGCTCGGCCGATAAGGAGATCCGAAAGGCGTTGGAAACAGGGCGTCCCTTGGAATAGGCCAACCGGATTTCGTCGGGAGAAAGCTGCACGTTTCGAAAACCCATTCCTGTCGTCAGAGGCGCCGGCGGATCGATCGCGGTTCGATCCTCGGCGAGAGGCTGCGCCCAGAGGTCCATCGCGCCCCCGCGATTGGAAACGAAGTAGAGAGTCCTTCCGTCGGACGACCAATTGGGGCTCCGGTCGTTGGTACGGCCGTCCGTGCGGAAAAGGACTTCTCCATCGCTGAGGCGGAGAACCCCGAGTCGAGTAACTTCGGCCGTTTCGGTGCTCCCTCCTGCATCAACAAAGGCGAGGAATCGTCCGTCAGGAGACCAGCTCAAGTCCCATACCAGGTTTGGGAGCTCCGGCAATGGAATCCGGCGGGACTCATCCCCGCGAAGGGACACGATCTCGACGAAAACGGGCTCGTCGGCGTCGAGGATCTCGATACCGGAATAGCTCAGCTCGTCCCCGTCCGCCGACCACTGGGGACGACTCGTGTAGAGCGCGTTAACACTCGAGACCTTCCGGGGCGTTCCCGCCAGGGCCGACATTTCGTAAACGCCCCCGCCATCTCTCGCGGAGAGGAACGCGATGCGACTCCCGTCCGGCGACCAGGAGGGAAGTCGATCATCGCCTTCGTAATCTCCCGTCCGGTTCAGCGGCTCTCCCCCAATCGGTGCCACCCAGATATCCCAGTTGCCGCTCTGATTCGATTGATACGCGAGTATTTGGGCGTCGGGTGACCACGCGGGGTACTCCTCGACACCCACTGCCGAGGTCACCTGGACGGCGTTGACGAAACGAGGGATCCTTTCTCCCGGAACCAGGTTCCAAAGGAACGCCACAACAGCCAACAACCCGGCAACGGCCGCGCCCCGCATTATCCAAGTCGAAGCAGGCGTCCTGTGCCTTCCCAGGTCCCGGTCCTTCTTGAGCTCCTCGAGCTCGTTTCGCAGATCGAGGGCGGATTGGAGGCGGCGGCCAGGCTCTTTGACCAAACAGCGCTGGATGAGACGCGCGAGCTCTCGCGGCACCTCCCTCTTTGTCGTCGTCACCGGAGGCGGCGCGTCTTTGATGATGGAAGACAGGACCTCCGCCGACGTCTCGCCCCCGAAAGGACGACGTCCGGTCAGCATCTCGTAAAGAACGATGCCGAGGGAGAAGATGTCCGAGCGGGCATCCATGGATTTTCCCTGCGCCTGCTCGGGAGACATGTAATTCAGGGTTCCGACGATCACTCCCACTTCCGTTCTCGCCGCCGTGCGAAGCTCGCTCACCGAGCCCGCCCCAGAGACTCCTCCGGTCGGCTTCGCCAGTC
It encodes:
- a CDS encoding type II toxin-antitoxin system Phd/YefM family antitoxin, which translates into the protein MKVIPLSEAKANLSHYARRCREEPIIVTVNGVPAFQLVPLGEDDDLIDHLIEYNPRFRKLLEKRLKEPTISAKEARKRI
- a CDS encoding protein kinase; translated protein: MNPALFPTYNSPDQQVDMIGRTLSHYKILEKLGSGGMGDVYLAEDTQLDRKVAFKILPPEMAEDEKLRERFKREAKAIAALDHPNIVQVFSVEEAEGIHFITMQLVQGETLKTLLPKDGLPLSKFFDIAIPLADAVAAAHQEGITHRDLKPDNLMVSEDGRVKVLDFGLAKPTGGVSGAGSVSELRTAARTEVGVIVGTLNYMSPEQAQGKSMDARSDIFSLGIVLYEMLTGRRPFGGETSAEVLSSIIKDAPPPVTTTKREVPRELARLIQRCLVKEPGRRLQSALDLRNELEELKKDRDLGRHRTPASTWIMRGAAVAGLLAVVAFLWNLVPGERIPRFVNAVQVTSAVGVEEYPAWSPDAQILAYQSNQSGNWDIWVAPIGGEPLNRTGDYEGDDRLPSWSPDGSRIAFLSARDGGGVYEMSALAGTPRKVSSVNALYTSRPQWSADGDELSYSGIEILDADEPVFVEIVSLRGDESRRIPLPELPNLVWDLSWSPDGRFLAFVDAGGSTETAEVTRLGVLRLSDGEVLFRTDGRTNDRSPNWSSDGRTLYFVSNRGGAMDLWAQPLAEDRTAIDPPAPLTTGMGFRNVQLSPDEIRLAYSKGRPVSNAFRISLSAERPVTWADAEQLSFDQAFVEFLDISQDGDRLLVSSDRAGNPDLWLMFLQTGELRQLTTDIAPDWNPRWSPDERDIAFYSHRSGNRDIWIMPASGGSSRQLTRNDDEDWLLSWSHDGTKVAYLSSRGMKPWVVPADGGEPRQLREYAVDFALEWSPDGKWLAFVGEADLGPYVWRVPVEGGEPERLTKGQVRTFRWARDGKKIYYLGRGDRAGTIWELSLEDGSEHPLTDFVGRRGSLGGLGLSTDGRDLYFTWEEDLGDIWVMDVTDER
- a CDS encoding addiction module toxin RelE, with the translated sequence MIEDLRWFGKKDGRLLLKEIEQKLSLDPLADTRNMKTLRKNPVAQRELRPLGKYRVLFNVREEREEVTIILVGEKRGDSLLVRGEEFAEHHESDSIE